One Drosophila kikkawai strain 14028-0561.14 chromosome 3L, DkikHiC1v2, whole genome shotgun sequence genomic window carries:
- the dpr20 gene encoding uncharacterized protein dpr20 isoform X1: MRLNEPAQKARPRTKSTIEATKSPSANATAYSGHRSPARRRRPIECSTRNLIRLFLLTTTIMGGGFVRAKTIYESVNRIQGLDEMEPLLEHAVTAKVPTENASTATPSASPPPLLSTLRSSYDSNEIDNSFPADGTSRAVEEESESDDGMDADYVIPEEAQTSTALAAILPGGKSQDLASLSLQAEAVGTVVPKTSPDSSASGRKNSFQQIGSQKVNALVPATVATAMSSSNGSSAVVGPTEPARNRSSNVRTSAVKVDSKHPLPKGQKTDAPMLNYIFDTFSSANKHHHHDQRYGPHFEDMQRVGQATNLTVQAGSSIHLNCRISLLQDKTVSWVRHNTQEEDNALDLLTVGMHTYTGDKRYKMEFQYPNNWRLKITNVKKDDEAIYECQISTHPPRVIQINLHVNAPKVMIVDEVGDPLQEKYYEIDSTLQLSCVVRNVAMTSSVVFWKHIDNILNYDVTRGGVSVKTELMEDGANSTLSIAKISKTDSGNYTCSISDYQNFTIVVHILNGESFAELHHGAAGVVQATWWHLVMMLHLLALLQLTASRFRGDFS; the protein is encoded by the exons ATGCGTTTGAATGAACCAGCACAAAAAGCGCGACCCAGAACTAAATCAACGATAGAAGCCACTAAGTCTCCATCCGCAAACGCCACTGCATATTCGGGACACCGCTCCCCGGCGAGGCGGCGACGACCCATTGAATGTTCCACACGCAATCTGATCAGGCTGTTCCTCCTCACCACAACGATCATGGGCGGCGGATTTGTGCGGGCCAAGACCATCTACGAATCAGTTAACAGGATCCAGGGGCTGGATGAGATGGAACCACTTCTGGAACATGCGGTCACTGCCAAAGTTCCCACGGAGAACGCATCCACAGCCACGCCCTCGGCTTCGCCTCCCCCTCTGCTGTCCACGTTACGGAGCAGTTACG ATTCGAATGAAATCGATAACTCCTTTCCAGCGGATGGGACCAGTCGGGCCGTTGAGGAGGAATCGGAGTCGGACGATGGCATGGATGCCGATTACGTCATCCCGGAGGAGGCTCAGACATCTACGGCGTTAGCCGCGATCCTCCCTGGAGGTAAATCCCAGGACTTGGCATCGCTATCCCTGCAGGCAGAAGCCGTTGGCACGGTGGTGCCCAAGACCAGTCCGGATTCCTCTGCTTCGGGGCGTAAGAACTCCTTCCAGCAGATCGGCAGCCAAAAAGTAAATGCCTTAGTGCCGGCTACAGTGGCCACAGCGATGAGCTCATCCAATGGCTCCTCAGCGGTGGTTGGCCCCACGGAACCAGCGAGGAATCGAAGCAGCAATGTGCGCACCTCCGCCGTCAAGGTGGACAGCAAGCATCCGCTGCCCAAGGGCCAGAAGACAGATGCTCCCATGCTGAACTATATCTTTGATACGTTCTCTTCGGCTAATAAGCATCACCATCACGATCAGAG GTATGGACCCCACTTTGAGGATATGCAGCGAGTGGGTCAGGCCACCAATCTCACCGTGCAGGCTGGCTCCAGCATCCACCTAAACTGCAGGATTTCGCTGCTGCAGGATAAGACT GTCTCTTGGGTGCGCCACAACACGCAGGAGGAGGATAATGCCCTGGACCTGCTCACCGTGGGCATGCACACGTACACGGGTGATAAACGCTACAAAATGGAGTTTCAATACCCCAACAACTGGCGACTAAAGATAACCAATGTAAAGAAGGACGATGAGGCCATATACGAGTGCCAGATCTCGACCCATCCGCCCCGCGTCATCCAAATAAACCTGCATGTGAatg CTCCCAAGGTGATGATAGTGGACGAGGTGGGTGATCCTCTCCAGGAGAAGTACTACGAGATAGACTCCACCCTGCAGTTGTCCTGTGTGGTGCGAAATGTGGCCATGACCAGTTCTGTGGTCTTTTGGAAGCACATCGACAACATCCTCAACTATGATGTAACTCGAGGGGGAGTGAG CGTCAAAACGGAACTGATGGAGGATGGAGCCAACTCAACGCTCTCCATAGCCAAGATTAGCAAAACGGATTCTGGCAACTATACGTGCTCCATTAGCGACTACCAGAACTTTACCATTGTGGTGCACATTCTGAATg GCGAAAGCTTTGCCGAACTGCATCATGGTGCCGCTGGAGTGGTTCAGGCCACATGGTGGCATCTGGTCATGATGCTCCATCTCCTGGCACTCCTCCAGTTGACTGCGAGTAGGTTTAGAGGGGACTTTAGCTAA
- the dpr20 gene encoding uncharacterized protein dpr20 isoform X2, with protein MRLNEPAQKARPRTKSTIEATKSPSANATAYSGHRSPARRRRPIECSTRNLIRLFLLTTTIMGGGFVRAKTIYESVNRIQGLDEMEPLLEHAVTAKVPTENASTATPSASPPPLLSTLRSSYADGTSRAVEEESESDDGMDADYVIPEEAQTSTALAAILPGGKSQDLASLSLQAEAVGTVVPKTSPDSSASGRKNSFQQIGSQKVNALVPATVATAMSSSNGSSAVVGPTEPARNRSSNVRTSAVKVDSKHPLPKGQKTDAPMLNYIFDTFSSANKHHHHDQRYGPHFEDMQRVGQATNLTVQAGSSIHLNCRISLLQDKTVSWVRHNTQEEDNALDLLTVGMHTYTGDKRYKMEFQYPNNWRLKITNVKKDDEAIYECQISTHPPRVIQINLHVNAPKVMIVDEVGDPLQEKYYEIDSTLQLSCVVRNVAMTSSVVFWKHIDNILNYDVTRGGVSVKTELMEDGANSTLSIAKISKTDSGNYTCSISDYQNFTIVVHILNGESFAELHHGAAGVVQATWWHLVMMLHLLALLQLTASRFRGDFS; from the exons ATGCGTTTGAATGAACCAGCACAAAAAGCGCGACCCAGAACTAAATCAACGATAGAAGCCACTAAGTCTCCATCCGCAAACGCCACTGCATATTCGGGACACCGCTCCCCGGCGAGGCGGCGACGACCCATTGAATGTTCCACACGCAATCTGATCAGGCTGTTCCTCCTCACCACAACGATCATGGGCGGCGGATTTGTGCGGGCCAAGACCATCTACGAATCAGTTAACAGGATCCAGGGGCTGGATGAGATGGAACCACTTCTGGAACATGCGGTCACTGCCAAAGTTCCCACGGAGAACGCATCCACAGCCACGCCCTCGGCTTCGCCTCCCCCTCTGCTGTCCACGTTACGGAGCAGTTACG CGGATGGGACCAGTCGGGCCGTTGAGGAGGAATCGGAGTCGGACGATGGCATGGATGCCGATTACGTCATCCCGGAGGAGGCTCAGACATCTACGGCGTTAGCCGCGATCCTCCCTGGAGGTAAATCCCAGGACTTGGCATCGCTATCCCTGCAGGCAGAAGCCGTTGGCACGGTGGTGCCCAAGACCAGTCCGGATTCCTCTGCTTCGGGGCGTAAGAACTCCTTCCAGCAGATCGGCAGCCAAAAAGTAAATGCCTTAGTGCCGGCTACAGTGGCCACAGCGATGAGCTCATCCAATGGCTCCTCAGCGGTGGTTGGCCCCACGGAACCAGCGAGGAATCGAAGCAGCAATGTGCGCACCTCCGCCGTCAAGGTGGACAGCAAGCATCCGCTGCCCAAGGGCCAGAAGACAGATGCTCCCATGCTGAACTATATCTTTGATACGTTCTCTTCGGCTAATAAGCATCACCATCACGATCAGAG GTATGGACCCCACTTTGAGGATATGCAGCGAGTGGGTCAGGCCACCAATCTCACCGTGCAGGCTGGCTCCAGCATCCACCTAAACTGCAGGATTTCGCTGCTGCAGGATAAGACT GTCTCTTGGGTGCGCCACAACACGCAGGAGGAGGATAATGCCCTGGACCTGCTCACCGTGGGCATGCACACGTACACGGGTGATAAACGCTACAAAATGGAGTTTCAATACCCCAACAACTGGCGACTAAAGATAACCAATGTAAAGAAGGACGATGAGGCCATATACGAGTGCCAGATCTCGACCCATCCGCCCCGCGTCATCCAAATAAACCTGCATGTGAatg CTCCCAAGGTGATGATAGTGGACGAGGTGGGTGATCCTCTCCAGGAGAAGTACTACGAGATAGACTCCACCCTGCAGTTGTCCTGTGTGGTGCGAAATGTGGCCATGACCAGTTCTGTGGTCTTTTGGAAGCACATCGACAACATCCTCAACTATGATGTAACTCGAGGGGGAGTGAG CGTCAAAACGGAACTGATGGAGGATGGAGCCAACTCAACGCTCTCCATAGCCAAGATTAGCAAAACGGATTCTGGCAACTATACGTGCTCCATTAGCGACTACCAGAACTTTACCATTGTGGTGCACATTCTGAATg GCGAAAGCTTTGCCGAACTGCATCATGGTGCCGCTGGAGTGGTTCAGGCCACATGGTGGCATCTGGTCATGATGCTCCATCTCCTGGCACTCCTCCAGTTGACTGCGAGTAGGTTTAGAGGGGACTTTAGCTAA
- the dpr20 gene encoding uncharacterized protein dpr20 isoform X3 — protein sequence MDADYVIPEEAQTSTALAAILPGGKSQDLASLSLQAEAVGTVVPKTSPDSSASGRKNSFQQIGSQKVNALVPATVATAMSSSNGSSAVVGPTEPARNRSSNVRTSAVKVDSKHPLPKGQKTDAPMLNYIFDTFSSANKHHHHDQRYGPHFEDMQRVGQATNLTVQAGSSIHLNCRISLLQDKTVSWVRHNTQEEDNALDLLTVGMHTYTGDKRYKMEFQYPNNWRLKITNVKKDDEAIYECQISTHPPRVIQINLHVNAPKVMIVDEVGDPLQEKYYEIDSTLQLSCVVRNVAMTSSVVFWKHIDNILNYDVTRGGVSVKTELMEDGANSTLSIAKISKTDSGNYTCSISDYQNFTIVVHILNGESFAELHHGAAGVVQATWWHLVMMLHLLALLQLTASRFRGDFS from the exons ATGGATGCCGATTACGTCATCCCGGAGGAGGCTCAGACATCTACGGCGTTAGCCGCGATCCTCCCTGGAGGTAAATCCCAGGACTTGGCATCGCTATCCCTGCAGGCAGAAGCCGTTGGCACGGTGGTGCCCAAGACCAGTCCGGATTCCTCTGCTTCGGGGCGTAAGAACTCCTTCCAGCAGATCGGCAGCCAAAAAGTAAATGCCTTAGTGCCGGCTACAGTGGCCACAGCGATGAGCTCATCCAATGGCTCCTCAGCGGTGGTTGGCCCCACGGAACCAGCGAGGAATCGAAGCAGCAATGTGCGCACCTCCGCCGTCAAGGTGGACAGCAAGCATCCGCTGCCCAAGGGCCAGAAGACAGATGCTCCCATGCTGAACTATATCTTTGATACGTTCTCTTCGGCTAATAAGCATCACCATCACGATCAGAG GTATGGACCCCACTTTGAGGATATGCAGCGAGTGGGTCAGGCCACCAATCTCACCGTGCAGGCTGGCTCCAGCATCCACCTAAACTGCAGGATTTCGCTGCTGCAGGATAAGACT GTCTCTTGGGTGCGCCACAACACGCAGGAGGAGGATAATGCCCTGGACCTGCTCACCGTGGGCATGCACACGTACACGGGTGATAAACGCTACAAAATGGAGTTTCAATACCCCAACAACTGGCGACTAAAGATAACCAATGTAAAGAAGGACGATGAGGCCATATACGAGTGCCAGATCTCGACCCATCCGCCCCGCGTCATCCAAATAAACCTGCATGTGAatg CTCCCAAGGTGATGATAGTGGACGAGGTGGGTGATCCTCTCCAGGAGAAGTACTACGAGATAGACTCCACCCTGCAGTTGTCCTGTGTGGTGCGAAATGTGGCCATGACCAGTTCTGTGGTCTTTTGGAAGCACATCGACAACATCCTCAACTATGATGTAACTCGAGGGGGAGTGAG CGTCAAAACGGAACTGATGGAGGATGGAGCCAACTCAACGCTCTCCATAGCCAAGATTAGCAAAACGGATTCTGGCAACTATACGTGCTCCATTAGCGACTACCAGAACTTTACCATTGTGGTGCACATTCTGAATg GCGAAAGCTTTGCCGAACTGCATCATGGTGCCGCTGGAGTGGTTCAGGCCACATGGTGGCATCTGGTCATGATGCTCCATCTCCTGGCACTCCTCCAGTTGACTGCGAGTAGGTTTAGAGGGGACTTTAGCTAA
- the Dci gene encoding enoyl-CoA delta isomerase 2 — protein sequence MSYRGYEQLVVEQQGKLLVVKFNNPRKKNCINRSAYQEITRVLTEVNGDEGVAILVFTGVGEYFTAGNDLSQSGQTDDINEFLRQSNAIFKAMVLSFVNCKKVVIALVNGPAIGIGATIVGLSDVAWCSDTAYFLAPFTKLGLVPEGGSSFMFPFILGRSKASEVLLLNEPLSASEAYHFNFVSRIYKSNEVDSVIWPKLRQYAELPPNSLLQGKRLINEGFLESLLKANDSECRQLLESFQHPEFFQAIMDFASRKSQSKL from the exons ATGTCGTACCGCGGATATGAACAGCTGGTCGTGGAGCAGCAAGGAAAGCTGCTGGTGGTGAAATTCAACAATCCGCGGAAGAAGAACTGCATCAACAGGTCCGCCTACCAGGAGATCACCCGGGTTCTAACGGAGGTCAACGGCGATGAGGGCGTGGCTATCTTGGTGTTCACCGGCGTGGGAGAGTACTTTACGGCCGGCAATGATCTATCACAGTCGGGCCAAACGGATGATATTAACGAGTTCCTCAGGCAGTCCAATGCTATTTTCAAGGCCATGGTCTTGAGCTTCGTCAACTGCAAAAAGGTTGTGATTGCCCTGGTCAACGGACCGGCCATTGGCATAGGAGCCACTATTGTGGGACTGAGCGATGTGGCCTGGTGCTCTGACACC GCCTATTTCCTCGCCCCCTTCACCAAGTTGGGCCTGGTGCCGGAGGGTGGCTCCTCCTTTATGTTTCCCTTCATCCTGGGCCGATCCAAGGCCTCCGAAGTCTTGCTCCTGAACGAACCTCTTTCCGCCTCGGAGGCCTACCACTTCAACTTTGTCTCGCGCATTTACAAGTCCAACGAAGTGGACTCTGTAATCTGGCCCAAGTTGCGGCAGTATGCCGAGCTACCTCCAAACTCGCTGCTGCAGGGCAAACGTCTAATAAATGAGGGATTCCTGGAGAGCCTCCTAAAGGCCAATGATTCCGAGTGTCGCCAGCTGCTAGAGAGTTTCCAGCATCCGGAGTTTTTCCAGGCAATCATGGATTTTGCCAGTCGGAAAAGCCAGTCGAAGCTGTAA